A single window of Candidatus Chlorobium masyuteum DNA harbors:
- the lpxD gene encoding UDP-3-O-(3-hydroxymyristoyl)glucosamine N-acyltransferase, with amino-acid sequence MTIQEIREYLLRFSDSVELLGSGEGKITGPAKIELAGPGQVSFIANEKYIRFLSTTEASLVIVHPSVSVDEFTEKRSFLKVSDPYTAFVFLLKIFAPPRVITAPGIASSAVIGSGTTIADGVSVGEYAVIGDNCSIGRNSVIGSHSVLLNGVTLGEDVLLFPRVTLYEGTVLGNRVVVHSGSVIGADGFGFAPQSDGSYVKIPQMGVVEIGDDVEIGANSTIDRATMGSTVIGRGVKIDNLVQIAHNCKIGDDTVIAAQAGISGSVVVGRHCLIGGQAGFAGHLELADNIQVAAKTGISKSFLQPGTVLRGTPAQPMRDQLKLEAMMRNLGAMKEKLDLLDAALKERKSDA; translated from the coding sequence ATGACTATTCAGGAGATCAGGGAGTACCTGCTCCGCTTTTCGGACTCGGTTGAACTGCTCGGCAGTGGTGAGGGGAAGATCACCGGTCCGGCCAAAATTGAACTTGCCGGCCCGGGGCAGGTAAGCTTTATAGCCAACGAAAAATATATCCGCTTTCTCTCCACAACCGAAGCCTCTCTGGTTATTGTGCATCCCTCGGTTTCTGTTGACGAGTTCACAGAAAAACGATCATTTCTCAAGGTCAGTGACCCCTATACCGCGTTTGTTTTTCTCCTGAAAATATTTGCTCCCCCCCGTGTTATAACCGCCCCCGGCATCGCGTCGAGCGCTGTTATCGGCAGCGGTACCACAATTGCTGACGGTGTATCAGTCGGTGAGTATGCAGTGATCGGCGATAACTGTTCAATCGGCCGTAACAGTGTTATCGGCTCGCATAGTGTGCTTCTGAACGGCGTAACGCTTGGTGAGGATGTTCTTCTTTTTCCCCGTGTCACCCTCTATGAAGGAACCGTTCTCGGCAACAGGGTGGTTGTACACTCAGGGAGCGTTATCGGTGCTGACGGATTCGGTTTTGCTCCCCAGAGCGACGGATCCTATGTGAAGATTCCCCAGATGGGTGTTGTCGAGATCGGCGATGATGTCGAGATCGGCGCGAACTCCACGATTGACCGGGCGACCATGGGCAGTACGGTGATCGGACGGGGAGTCAAGATTGATAACCTTGTTCAGATAGCCCATAACTGCAAGATTGGTGATGATACGGTCATTGCTGCACAGGCCGGGATTTCAGGCAGCGTAGTCGTTGGCCGTCACTGCCTTATTGGCGGGCAGGCCGGATTTGCCGGTCATCTTGAACTTGCCGACAATATTCAGGTTGCAGCCAAAACCGGTATCTCGAAATCCTTTCTGCAGCCGGGCACGGTTCTGCGTGGAACTCCCGCTCAGCCGATGCGTGATCAGTTGAAGCTTGAGGCGATGATGCGTAATCTTGGTGCGATGAAAGAGAAGCTTGACCTGCTTGATGCCGCGTTGAAAGAACGTAAATCAGACGCGTGA